DNA sequence from the Lycium barbarum isolate Lr01 chromosome 5, ASM1917538v2, whole genome shotgun sequence genome:
CCGGTTAAAAGAGCACTCTCATTCTAGACATGGTAGAAATGGGACTTTGCTCAGATACTATACCACCGCGATGGTTAATACAAAATTACTTTGATCATCATTGATACAAGATTGACAATGTGGATTACCAATCAAGTTCATTATATTGTTTCAAGGAATACATGATCAGCCACAAGAATTTAATTGTTCAGTTTACTTGTAAATGTATTTGTAATACATTTTGGACAGTATCTACTGCATTGAAATTTCCATCTGGTGGAAGATAATATTCTTGTGTGTAGTTTTTCAATATTTTCCCTTAGAAAATCCCTGTTGGCTCTTTGAAAGGATTGCTAAGAACTTCTAACTTATCACGATTTTGAAGTTTCTCCAATCTCCTATGAAAATTCCTCTAATTGAAAATTTGAACATCTATAATTGTTGTGCAAGATGTAATAGCTTTGGAAAAGCAACTGAATTGAGAAAGTAGTTGAGACTTATTTTTGAAATTGGATTTCAAGAACTGAGAAGACAGCATGTTGCTAATCAGAGCAAAGTTCTTGTTCGAGTATATTGATAATAAAGTAAAGCTAATATCTTCTAATGGTGGAAACTGGAAAGGATACTTTAGTAAAACTAAttaaatttcactcaaaatctttttggaaaatatttaatGTGTATGTGATTAACGGCTTGAGGCAAAAAGACATTTGCCGATTAGTCTAAAAATAAactttcatttttacttgtttactattttcatttttacttatccactttAACGTATCAAGAAAAAGACAaatgtttttctcttgtttacccttaaacattaattactcatttttaatatattttaaatCTATTGAGACTATACAATAACTAATATGGCTATAATGATAAAATATATTAAGGGGCGCGCAAGGTCAAGAGTGACAAGAAAAAATGAACGGAAAGAGTACATACAAATAATCGCTTTTTTTGGTTGGCAAGTGAATGCTAGAAAAGGCAATGCAATTGCAAGGATGTGTGTTTTTTGCATACAATAATGAAGTTTGTTCTTTGTACTCAATAGTATCTCGTGACCAAATTAATTGAGAACTACAACGAGATCAAAAATGAATTTTGCTCTTCGTATACAATGAGTATAGCATGATCAAATTAATCTAAGAATCAGAATATAGTAATCAAACAAATTTATATTTCTTCTATCCCCTTTGGACTCATGGTTACAAGAAACAATGATTTTAGAAATAGTCAACTAACCAAACAAATAAATCTAAATCAGTTCAAATACAATAACCAGCATCTTTAAAACTCAATGGACACATCATATTACCCCATTGAGTAACTTGGATCATCTTAAACATTGCGTAAAATCGAACCAAAATGACCTTTCAGCAGGGCCAACTAGACAAAAAATCCTAGAAATCGTCTTTAGTCTACTAAAATCCAAAGGGAAAACTCAAAACATTATCATTTTAGTTACTTGACTAAACTTGAATTTGAAGGCGAGTACAAATAATAACACTATCAACCTGTGAAAAGTCAAAGAAGCACGCGTTGAACCCCAAACATCCTTCAAGCCGGGTTCAGGAATCGGCTAGGTAAGGAAAGTCAAACTTCAATCCCAGGTAGTTCCCAGGTTGAAAAGCTAGAAACAAAAGAATCAAAAAGAACACAAGTATCAACACTAATCAAAGGAAAAAATGACCTCGAGATCATCGAGAATGAGAAAATAGTTAAAGGTGTACCAAAAATTGGAACGTAAACGCGATCAAGCTTCTTTCCTTGTTATCCTGTCATTCAAAAGTTAAAAGCATTAAGAATGGAAAAAACTAGTGAATAAGTCAATCAATACATTTATGGCATGAAACGTCTCGTATGCTCGATAAAGCAGAGAGATGAGCATCTTCCTAAGATAAGTGAATATTGGAGTATGGTTCATGGATCTTTGTAACAAACTTAAAAGGTTGGTTTTGGTTTATTGAGTAGAATAGGTACTACTACAGATATTGTACTGAAATCAAATGACATACAGTTGGGCATGATGGGATGCAATAAGAGTCCAGCATAATATTTCTTACCTGAAACAGTATATCCCAAGCGCTGACGTGATTTCATGAATAACAGATGTGGCCAAATGCAGATAGAGTGATGCTGAACAAGATGggaagaaataataataataatcagccAATAATACATAAGGAAAGTATGTTTGCAGATTCAGCTAAACTTAATAAGTTTTCCAAATATAGCTCAACAAAACAGCATATCATATCCATCTGAATCACTAAAGAAGATGTAATACCTGAGTATACAGTGTAAGCGAGAAGAACCCAGAATTCATCAACCATAGGAACTCTGCAAAGAAGAGAGGAATACAAGAATTCCAGAAAAGGAATATCAGTGACATGTAAAGCCATACTTGGAATTAAATTCCATGAATGAACGAGACTAGTTTCTACTTACCCATCATTAAGTCTGGCAGTGAGCGCATTTGCAACGGCAAAAGGTAGACAAAGCAGAGACTGCAAACATAAAGTTACATTTCAAAAACACTGTGGCCACAATGCTCGAAGCATCGTCTAttatttatcttcttctttcaataattatttttatatcatACTATCTCTAACTCTGAGGATACAGTTCTCCAACTGAAACACTTAGTGACCAATTTAAGACACAAAAAGATGGTTTTATACGACATTGTCAGAATGTTCCGAGCAGCTGAAATTCTAGCCACTGTATTACCCCACACAACATTCTTTTTTCCCTCCTTAAAAGAGCCCATTGGAATAACTTCCAATGGAATATTGAAGATTCATTACTTGAAAGAGTCACCAGAATGTGTGTGATGGGGGCCAAAATATCTGTTTTTTGCAGCAGAATAGTTCTCTTTGATAAAGTAAGAATAGGAATTATTAATCGAGGATATAGATGTCAGACTCCTCGGCTTAAATCGTAAGCTATAGATATCAACTTAAAGAAAACATGGATTAGTTTAAACCAGAAAGGATTCTCGACCCTTGGCCAATCTAAAGATCttaagggtcgtttggttggaaacaacttatcctgggattagttattccaccctcccaCAGGGATAAAACAACACTACGATCCCGGGATACCTAATCCCGATATTAGTTATACCgcgattttatcccaaccaaatgtgggataaactcatctcaaatataatcccgggattatttatccttatcccttgtaccaaacgagcccttataGCATTAATTTAGCACATCAGAAAAAGCAGCATACCATGCACATATTTGTTTTCAGACCCTTGGGTTCATCACATAAGTGAGCCAAAATCAACCTTCCCTGCAGAAAAAACCAATAATTGAGATGATATAACATCTAAGAGAGCAGAAAATGTTGGTATACAGCAATTATCAGCTTTCTGAATATCTCATTTTACCATAGGTTGCCCAGAAAGTAAAATTTAAAAATGCATAAACCAAGAGCACGATGGAGATACATTACCACAAGAAATCCGAATGCAAGCCCAGTTCCCACTACCATAAGATGAGGATAGTTCTTCATTAAATCAGATGGAGATAAATAGTCCCTGCAAAACAGCCAATATTAAATACCACGATATGGTCCCAAAAATAATTAGTATTCTGAAAGTGAGCGAGAGATACCACAGAAGCACTCCTCCCAGTAGCACAACAAACGGGTAAATCTGTCAACATTAGAAGTGAAATTTTTCAACAACAGACCATAATCACCAAATCACCTATATAAATCTAAGAAACGGTACTTACCATGGCCAGTGCCCGCGGCATACTTCCTTTTGTTGCCTTGACAACCTTATGAACATTGTTAATACTGCCAAAAAGAATTTGACATTAATACTGTTCAACTGACCTGAACTGTTACAGCAGGCTGAAGTACTATAATAGCTAGAATCCAGAATCTTTAGATGATGAATATGGCAGAAATAGCCGACGCTTTCAAGCCCATTGGCAAGAAATCAGAAAGAATTATGGAAgaaaaaggaagagaccccacCGAAGTATAAAAATTACTCACTTGCAGTAGACTGTTGGAATAACAGCAAAAGCTACCATCAGCAACAACACGGCTTTATTGGTCGGAATTTCTGAAGTCAAAGGTTAATAGGAATAAGAATAATAAGAAACACAAAAATCAACTTTGGAATAGACAGAGAAACATAGCCAGTATCGAGAAATAATACATATAGATATGCTCATGGAAGCAACTATCATCTGAAGGCAGGTATAGAGGCACAGACTTCATAAAGCATAAAATTAGGATATGAATTCACTTGGAAATCCCatttagaaaataacaataagaaaagaaaagaaaagaaaagaaagagatcaACACGATATGTACGAGAAGTGAAATGTTGTGAAGTGCATTGGATAAAGGATGCAAGTAACACACAGGCAAAAAATTCTACCATCTGCAGCAGAATTCAAAGTTCAAAACTTTTCAAGTTTAATATATACAATCCTAGAAAGTgttctttgaaaaaaaaaaaatgcttcaaATTAAAAGGTAAGAAGGTTAAGAGAAAACAGAACTGAACGGAGAGCATAATTCTTTTCGATAAAGAAAAAATGAGAGAATGATATAAACTATATAACTACACAATACCATATCAGATAAGGAAATACTTGGCTCTTCATAatacatagagagagagagagagagagagagagagagagagagagggagagagagggtTGAGGAGAAACTTCAAAGCTGAAAAAACAAAAGGACACTTTATGCAAGCCTCACCGTTCAGAAAAGGAACCCAACCCACGAGTGGCAGAGACTTCCCAAGCTGCTGAACCCACCACTCAGATCCTGAAATCATGAAATGTCAGCTGTTAATAGAGAAAACTGATAGAATGTACCAAAACAACAGACTGGGGGTAGCCGGGAGTGAGGAAGGGCATCAAAAGGGGGAGGGGAAGAGAGAAAAATCAAGCTTACCCACTAGAGCTGTAAAGAAATGGCTGAGATATATCAACATGAGACCCTCTGTTGGTCCATTTACTACAGGAAGAACTAGAGTGTTGGTGAAATAGCTGCAAAAGGGACCAACATCCAAAAACAAGATTAAGAGATCAAAGATACTAAAAAACTCTTGAAAACTAGGATGAAAGATGGATGTTGCTCGGGTTCTTCAGAAATGTCGACAGGTGCGTGTGGgattctccaaaagtagtgcatctttggagaatccgacacgggAGCGGTAACAATCTTggcgagtccgagcaacataggataAAACATTGATCCAGATATCTATCTCATAAGTTTTTTCCCCTGATAACCAAGAAATCCATTGTTTCCGGCTTCGAAACTCAGGAGCAAACGAGCCGCCCCTCCACCCTCATCCACTTAAATAAAAGACTTGGTTAACCAGCTAGGATTTGAACTTGTGATGTGCGCGTACCATACACACCGTATTGTATTACCTTTGTCATTTCACCAAAATCCCAGGGCATTTCTCTCTTATATAGTTTAAATTATCTTCTAAATCCATGTATCTTGTACAGGCAACATTTGATATATATTTCCTCTTAACCTGGCTACTAAACGGCCCTTCTAATATTCTACGACAATATACCCAAAAACTAAACATACTGAAGAGTTACATTGAAAGACCTACCTTTCCCAAGTAGCAAAGAAGAAAGGAACAGCTGAAATAACCCAGAACCAGAAAGTATGTCGTCCACACATAGCAGTGCTCCCAAAAGCCAAGGCTTCAAACTGTTCATATTAAGCACGAAATCTGTAAGTACAAGTCTTCCCAGGGCAAGAAAAAGGATTACTTGAAAACATGACATACTGCACATGCAAGCGCATCACATCCTGCAAATTGTGAAAGCCAAGACATCTGATTAGACTCATAACAACAAATCCAGTCAGAATCACGGCAGTTCGCACACACCCAACTTAGAAAGAGAATAACATACGAATATATAAATGAAAAAGGAGAGGAAGAATCACCATGATCAAAAAGCTCTCCTAGTGGACTAGAGGAATTTGTTCGTCTTGCTTGCTTTCCATCAACAGCATCAAACGTCTACATCCATTAAGAGTCCAACCAAACAACATACAATCAAAAAGGAACTCCAACAGAAGAAAAGGCCAAACTCAGATTACTAAAGCCGTTCCGAAGAAGGAATATGACCTATACAGTTCTGAGAAATAGCTTTTACTACAAAGGCAGCACCAAAGATGAATCTAAATTCAGAGATGACAATGTTTCGGTCCATCCGACAGTTCCCCAATACTACGCACAAACTTAGCGATAAGTCTGAGATGAGCTCAATGTTGCATAGTTCAAAGGTCATACTATATGCAAAAATAATGGTAACCTAAGTAATAAACTAAACAGTTACATCTGTTAAGTTCATCTTCTGCCACTGTCCCAGCAAAATAT
Encoded proteins:
- the LOC132641874 gene encoding choline/ethanolaminephosphotransferase 1 isoform X2; translation: MGYIGAHGVQSLHRYKYSGVDHSYVAKYVLQPFWGRCVNFFPLWMPPNMITLMGFLFLVTSALLGYIYSPMLDSPPPRWVNFAHGLLLFLYQTFDAVDGKQARRTNSSSPLGELFDHGCDALACAFEALAFGSTAMCGRHTFWFWVISAVPFFFATWESYFTNTLVLPVVNGPTEGLMLIYLSHFFTALVGSEWWVQQLGKSLPLVGWVPFLNEIPTNKAVLLLMVAFAVIPTVYCNINNVHKVVKATKGSMPRALAMIYPFVVLLGGVLLWDYLSPSDLMKNYPHLMVVGTGLAFGFLVGRLILAHLCDEPKGLKTNMCMSLLCLPFAVANALTARLNDGVPMVDEFWVLLAYTVYSASLYLHLATSVIHEITSALGIYCFRITRKEA
- the LOC132641874 gene encoding choline/ethanolaminephosphotransferase 1 isoform X1 is translated as MFPRPNMITLMGFLFLVTSALLGYIYSPMLDSPPPRWVNFAHGLLLFLYQTFDAVDGKQARRTNSSSPLGELFDHGCDALACAFEALAFGSTAMCGRHTFWFWVISAVPFFFATWESYFTNTLVLPVVNGPTEGLMLIYLSHFFTALVGSEWWVQQLGKSLPLVGWVPFLNEIPTNKAVLLLMVAFAVIPTVYCNINNVHKVVKATKGSMPRALAMIYPFVVLLGGVLLWDYLSPSDLMKNYPHLMVVGTGLAFGFLVGRLILAHLCDEPKGLKTNMCMSLLCLPFAVANALTARLNDGVPMVDEFWVLLAYTVYSASLYLHLATSVIHEITSALGIYCFRITRKEA